A single Halarcobacter anaerophilus DNA region contains:
- a CDS encoding molybdopterin-dependent oxidoreductase, translating into MNSNNTIACPLDCFDACEAVLAEGKIKGNKNHPTTKSKLCVNFANLLKEDFLEDAYINEQKVGLNEALEEFSKKLKELNPLNTLYYKGSGNLGVMQAYPKLFFAQYGSVFTKGSLCEGAGDEGIVQGRGKCVNPPLERLLASDVIIVWGRNYTLTSPHMYSLTKDKIFITVDPVSTPIAKKSELHLQINPKTDYELALLLTRFAYMEHMEDEELFKTSNAKEFLELAKSRTLISYEETTGVALQDITKFFEIIKGKSVSILLGIGVQKYFEGVNITRAIDSFAAFIGLHNKQKGGLWYLGDSAYSYEAKFKVDVEKKVSLPEVDFSKYDLVFIQGANPVVSAPNTKRVIEGLKKSFVVFFGTTYNETCSYADIIIPASNFKSKKDVRLSYGHQYKAISYAVEKKQKNSLSEYEFSLYMSKKFGFKALPKFEETFDYYAKKEFVDESKVEKFNFLEELEVENFYTKKEKNEYYLLFRKRKNNLNSQFKEDNYLYINPDCNFNEGDSVIAKSSFGEASFILKFDEDIKKECIVLFAGNKKANYLTNHQSDEQAFSAMFQEVLIKLDLQ; encoded by the coding sequence TTGAATTCAAATAATACTATTGCTTGTCCTCTTGACTGCTTTGATGCTTGTGAAGCAGTTTTAGCTGAAGGTAAAATCAAAGGTAATAAAAACCATCCTACTACAAAATCAAAACTTTGCGTAAATTTTGCAAATTTACTAAAAGAAGATTTTTTAGAAGATGCTTATATAAACGAACAAAAAGTTGGTTTAAATGAAGCCTTAGAAGAGTTTAGTAAAAAATTAAAAGAGTTGAATCCTTTAAATACGCTTTATTACAAAGGTTCGGGAAATCTTGGAGTTATGCAAGCTTATCCAAAACTTTTTTTTGCGCAATACGGTTCAGTTTTTACCAAAGGGAGTCTTTGCGAAGGAGCAGGGGATGAAGGAATCGTACAAGGAAGAGGAAAGTGTGTAAATCCTCCTCTTGAGAGACTTTTAGCTTCCGATGTAATTATTGTCTGGGGAAGAAATTATACTCTTACAAGTCCGCATATGTATTCCTTAACAAAAGATAAAATCTTTATTACTGTGGATCCTGTCTCAACACCTATTGCAAAAAAATCAGAACTTCATCTGCAAATAAATCCTAAAACGGATTATGAATTGGCATTACTTTTAACAAGATTTGCATATATGGAACATATGGAAGATGAAGAGCTTTTTAAAACATCAAATGCAAAAGAGTTCCTAGAATTGGCAAAGAGTAGAACGCTTATCTCTTATGAAGAGACAACAGGCGTAGCTTTGCAAGATATTACAAAGTTTTTTGAAATAATAAAAGGAAAATCAGTTTCAATACTTCTTGGAATAGGAGTTCAAAAATATTTTGAAGGCGTTAATATAACAAGGGCAATAGACTCTTTTGCAGCTTTTATAGGACTTCATAATAAGCAAAAAGGCGGACTTTGGTATTTAGGAGATTCTGCTTATTCATATGAGGCAAAATTTAAAGTAGATGTAGAAAAAAAAGTCTCTTTACCCGAAGTTGATTTTTCCAAATATGATTTAGTCTTTATTCAAGGAGCAAATCCTGTCGTAAGCGCTCCAAATACAAAAAGAGTAATTGAAGGTTTAAAAAAGAGTTTTGTCGTGTTTTTCGGAACAACTTATAATGAAACCTGCTCTTATGCCGATATTATAATTCCTGCATCAAATTTTAAAAGTAAAAAGGATGTAAGATTATCTTACGGGCATCAATATAAAGCAATCTCTTATGCCGTTGAAAAAAAGCAGAAAAATAGTTTAAGTGAATATGAATTTTCTTTATATATGAGTAAAAAATTCGGTTTTAAAGCCTTACCGAAGTTTGAAGAGACTTTTGATTATTATGCAAAAAAAGAGTTTGTAGATGAATCAAAAGTAGAAAAATTCAACTTCTTAGAAGAGCTTGAAGTTGAAAATTTTTATACAAAAAAAGAGAAAAACGAATATTATCTTCTTTTTAGAAAAAGAAAGAACAACTTAAATTCACAATTTAAAGAGGATAATTATTTATATATCAACCCCGATTGCAACTTTAATGAAGGTGATAGTGTTATTGCAAAATCTTCATTTGGTGAAGCCTCTTTTATTTTAAAATTCGATGAAGATATAAAAAAAGAGTGCATCGTACTTTTTGCAGGGAATAAAAAAGCAAATTATTTGACAAACCATCAAAGTGACGAGCAAGCTTTTTCTGCAATGTTTCAAGAGGTATTAATAAAACTTGACTTACAGTGA
- a CDS encoding MFS transporter → MTYSELLKNNPLIAKLSLLQFIAYFGAWFSNVAIYTMLVNFGSSALAISIVTAMHLLPAVVIAPLSGAIIDRFRVKSLMMVLLLSELCMTLLFLTIDSKDELWILLILIFIRMGSSSMFFSTEMSLLPKLVRGKALQKANEIHSIIWSFTYAAGMAVSGIVVNSYGIKTSILIDVMFFVVAIVLFLNIEFKVDIIHTKEKISSMIKDGFLYIKNNKLVLHLLFLHASVGLTSFDTLVTLLAKNEYKYVIAVPLSIGITNAVRAFALMIGPLFITNRVNKDNLFYIFIFQGIAIIFWGFLQFNFYFALFAVFLTGFLTTTIWSYTYALIQEKVEDKYLGRVISYNDMIFMLSNVITTFFIGIMAGFISLEFVTAFLGIGFFLVAIYYKWLKKFL, encoded by the coding sequence TTGACTTACAGTGAACTTTTAAAAAACAATCCTTTAATAGCTAAACTCTCACTTTTGCAGTTTATAGCTTATTTCGGAGCTTGGTTTTCAAATGTTGCAATTTATACAATGCTTGTAAACTTCGGCTCTTCTGCTCTTGCAATTTCCATCGTAACTGCAATGCACCTTTTACCCGCTGTTGTTATTGCTCCTCTTTCAGGAGCAATTATTGATAGATTTAGAGTTAAATCTTTGATGATGGTTTTGCTTTTAAGTGAACTTTGTATGACTCTGCTTTTTTTGACGATTGACAGTAAAGATGAGTTGTGGATACTTCTGATTTTGATTTTTATTAGAATGGGCAGTTCTTCAATGTTTTTTTCTACGGAGATGTCTTTACTTCCAAAATTAGTCAGAGGAAAAGCTTTACAAAAAGCTAATGAAATACATTCGATAATCTGGTCTTTTACCTATGCAGCAGGTATGGCAGTAAGCGGAATAGTAGTAAATTCCTATGGAATAAAAACTTCGATTTTAATAGATGTTATGTTTTTTGTTGTAGCAATAGTTCTGTTTTTGAATATTGAGTTTAAAGTTGACATAATTCATACAAAAGAGAAAATAAGCTCTATGATAAAAGACGGTTTTTTGTATATAAAAAACAATAAACTTGTGCTGCATCTTCTTTTTTTACATGCAAGTGTAGGTTTAACCTCTTTTGATACTTTAGTTACTCTTTTGGCAAAAAATGAGTACAAATATGTTATTGCCGTTCCTTTGTCAATCGGAATTACAAATGCGGTCAGGGCTTTTGCTTTAATGATAGGACCTCTTTTTATTACAAACAGAGTAAATAAAGATAATCTTTTTTATATCTTTATTTTCCAAGGTATTGCAATTATTTTTTGGGGATTTTTGCAGTTTAATTTCTATTTTGCTTTGTTTGCGGTATTTTTAACGGGATTTTTGACTACTACTATTTGGTCTTATACTTATGCTTTAATTCAAGAAAAAGTAGAAGATAAATATTTAGGCAGAGTAATTTCATACAATGATATGATATTTATGCTTTCAAATGTTATTACAACTTTTTTTATAGGAATAATGGCAGGTTTTATCTCTTTAGAGTTTGTAACGGCATTTTTAGGGATAGGATTTTTTCTTGTGGCAATTTATTATAAATGGTTAAAAAAATTTTTATAG
- the clpA gene encoding ATP-dependent Clp protease ATP-binding subunit ClpA, giving the protein MISKELRNIFAQAVSYAKKSRHEYLTIEHIFLMLIHDEVIENLLLDLGLDKNKIFNQIKKHIEENTPVFPENIEDEPIETITLTSTIENMVAHTQSSGRRNAGVEDMFVAILKDEKSYATYVLKSAGVERVDILEEISHKEDSDDFDELQDKDDSKENKVLDKNSTELVALAKKGEIDPVIGRVSEINRVIEILSRRKKNNPILVGEPGVGKTAIAEGLALEIANKRVPEFLEDAKVFSLDMGSMVAGTKYRGDFEKKLKGLLKEVTKIPNAILFIDEIHTIVGAGSVSGSSMDASNILKPMLANGKLRCIGATTFSEYRNDFSKDKALSRRFAKVDINEPSLEDTVTILEGLKSKYEDFHGVKYNKSAIETAVELSKKYINDRFLPDSAIDVIDEVGASKKIEYSTVNKKNIIITQKDVENTVARMAHIPSKSTTKSDITLLRNLEKNMQKRVFGQDSAISTIVQSIKRNKAGLNIDKKPIGSFLFTGPTGVGKTEVAKELSTQLGIHFERFDMSEYMEPHTISRLIGAPAGYVGFENGGLLTESIRKHPHCVLLLDEIEKAHPDLMSVLLQVMDNAELTDNNGNKADFQNVILIMTSNLGATEANVMGFAKDESLNENKAINKFFAPEFRNRLDAIVPFSSLNMDIVAKVAGKFIEDLEKQLENKKIKISISAKAKKELAILGYDKAMGARPLARVISDKIKNVLTEEILFGRLKKGGNVKIDFIKDNFNFTYKPLESKK; this is encoded by the coding sequence ATGATTAGTAAAGAGTTAAGAAATATATTTGCACAAGCGGTAAGTTATGCAAAAAAGAGTAGACACGAATATTTAACAATTGAACATATTTTTTTAATGCTTATCCATGATGAAGTTATAGAAAATCTTTTGTTAGATTTAGGACTTGATAAAAATAAAATTTTTAATCAGATAAAAAAACATATAGAAGAGAATACTCCTGTATTCCCTGAAAATATAGAAGATGAACCTATTGAAACAATTACGTTAACTTCTACTATTGAAAATATGGTTGCTCATACTCAAAGCAGCGGCAGAAGAAATGCCGGAGTTGAAGATATGTTTGTAGCGATTTTAAAAGATGAAAAATCATATGCAACTTATGTGTTAAAATCAGCAGGTGTAGAAAGAGTGGATATCTTAGAAGAGATATCTCACAAAGAGGATTCCGATGATTTTGACGAATTGCAAGACAAAGATGATTCAAAAGAGAATAAAGTTTTAGATAAAAACTCGACAGAGCTTGTCGCTTTGGCAAAAAAAGGCGAAATTGATCCTGTAATAGGAAGAGTCAGCGAAATTAACAGAGTTATTGAAATTTTAAGCAGAAGAAAGAAAAACAATCCTATTTTAGTAGGAGAACCAGGAGTAGGGAAAACTGCAATAGCAGAAGGTCTGGCTTTGGAAATTGCAAATAAAAGAGTTCCCGAGTTTTTAGAAGATGCAAAAGTTTTTTCTCTTGATATGGGTTCAATGGTTGCAGGAACCAAATACAGAGGAGATTTTGAAAAAAAATTAAAAGGACTTTTAAAAGAGGTTACGAAAATTCCAAATGCAATCTTATTTATAGATGAAATTCATACTATAGTAGGAGCAGGGAGCGTAAGCGGAAGTTCGATGGATGCTTCAAATATCTTAAAACCGATGTTGGCAAACGGAAAATTAAGATGTATAGGGGCAACTACTTTTAGCGAATATAGAAATGATTTTTCAAAAGATAAAGCCTTAAGCAGAAGATTTGCAAAAGTAGATATAAATGAACCTTCTCTTGAAGATACGGTTACTATTTTAGAAGGTTTAAAATCTAAATATGAAGATTTTCATGGAGTTAAATACAATAAAAGTGCTATTGAAACGGCAGTTGAACTTAGTAAAAAATATATAAACGACAGATTTCTTCCTGATAGTGCAATTGATGTTATTGATGAAGTTGGGGCTAGTAAAAAAATCGAGTATTCTACGGTAAATAAGAAGAATATAATAATTACACAAAAAGATGTAGAAAATACGGTTGCAAGAATGGCTCATATTCCGTCTAAATCTACAACAAAATCAGATATAACTTTACTTAGAAATCTTGAAAAAAATATGCAAAAAAGAGTATTTGGACAAGATAGTGCCATCTCAACTATTGTTCAATCGATAAAAAGAAACAAAGCAGGTCTTAATATTGATAAAAAACCTATAGGAAGTTTCTTGTTTACGGGACCTACGGGAGTTGGGAAAACAGAAGTTGCAAAAGAGTTATCGACTCAGCTTGGTATTCATTTTGAAAGATTTGATATGAGTGAATATATGGAACCTCATACAATATCAAGACTTATAGGAGCACCTGCTGGATATGTAGGTTTTGAAAACGGCGGATTATTAACCGAATCAATTAGAAAACATCCTCACTGTGTACTTTTACTTGATGAAATCGAAAAAGCTCATCCTGATTTGATGTCTGTACTTCTTCAAGTAATGGATAACGCTGAACTTACGGATAATAACGGAAATAAAGCAGATTTTCAAAACGTAATATTGATTATGACTTCAAACTTAGGTGCAACAGAAGCAAACGTAATGGGATTTGCAAAAGATGAGAGTCTAAATGAAAATAAAGCAATAAACAAATTCTTTGCTCCAGAGTTTAGAAACAGATTAGATGCAATAGTTCCTTTCAGTTCTCTTAATATGGATATAGTTGCTAAAGTAGCAGGTAAATTTATAGAAGACTTGGAAAAACAACTTGAAAATAAAAAAATCAAAATTTCAATTAGTGCAAAAGCTAAAAAAGAGCTTGCAATTTTGGGATATGATAAAGCGATGGGAGCAAGACCTCTTGCAAGAGTTATTTCAGATAAAATCAAAAATGTACTAACTGAGGAGATTTTATTCGGAAGACTTAAAAAAGGCGGAAACGTAAAAATTGATTTTATAAAAGATAACTTTAATTTTACTTACAAACCATTGGAAAGCAAGAAATAG
- a CDS encoding c-type cytochrome, translating into MRKIFLSSIVAVALFSGCGEDKKVQEEQASEPKTEVETSVVENKTPEEKFVDQVKQSTSEVASKIAEESKKIADVSGDAVKSVSQKVASKTAEVVDKTKEVTQDVVNSASDTKDKIEESINNIVATKTNANDESANLLEKGKAIYLKCAGCHGASAEKPALGKSKVIKGWSKEEIISSLNGYKEGTYGGVMKGVMKSQVSTMTQEDIQAVAEYIATF; encoded by the coding sequence ATGAGAAAAATTTTTTTAAGTTCTATTGTTGCTGTAGCACTTTTTTCAGGGTGCGGTGAGGATAAAAAGGTTCAAGAAGAACAAGCTTCTGAACCAAAAACCGAGGTTGAAACATCTGTTGTCGAAAATAAAACTCCTGAAGAGAAATTTGTAGACCAAGTAAAACAATCAACTTCGGAAGTTGCTTCAAAAATAGCTGAAGAATCAAAAAAAATTGCTGATGTGAGCGGTGATGCAGTTAAAAGCGTAAGTCAAAAAGTTGCTTCAAAAACAGCTGAAGTAGTTGATAAAACTAAAGAAGTTACTCAAGATGTAGTTAACTCTGCAAGTGATACGAAAGATAAAATAGAAGAGAGTATCAACAATATAGTTGCGACAAAAACAAATGCAAATGACGAGTCTGCCAATTTATTGGAAAAAGGTAAAGCTATATATCTTAAATGTGCCGGCTGTCACGGGGCAAGTGCAGAAAAACCTGCATTAGGAAAATCTAAAGTTATAAAAGGGTGGAGCAAAGAAGAGATTATCTCTTCTTTAAACGGTTATAAAGAGGGAACTTACGGTGGAGTTATGAAAGGCGTAATGAAAAGCCAAGTCTCTACAATGACCCAAGAAGATATTCAAGCAGTAGCAGAGTATATCGCTACTTTTTAA
- the clpS gene encoding ATP-dependent Clp protease adapter ClpS, with product MANELEIELDNDLEVEEPKKYKVFLLNDDYSTMDFVIDVLTKVFRKNVDQATKIMLNIHNKGKEVCGIYTHEIAATKVAQVKTLAREKGFPLKAIMEEE from the coding sequence GTGGCAAACGAACTAGAAATTGAACTTGATAATGATTTGGAAGTTGAAGAACCAAAGAAGTATAAAGTGTTTTTACTAAACGATGACTATTCGACAATGGATTTTGTAATTGATGTTTTAACCAAGGTATTTAGAAAGAATGTCGATCAAGCTACAAAAATCATGTTAAATATTCATAACAAAGGAAAAGAAGTTTGTGGAATATATACTCATGAAATAGCAGCTACAAAAGTCGCTCAAGTAAAAACTTTGGCAAGAGAGAAGGGCTTCCCTTTAAAAGCAATAATGGAAGAAGAATAA
- the bioD gene encoding dethiobiotin synthase, translating to MNRIFISGTNTDVGKTYASEQILKHYAKKGLKVGYFKPCETGVIDKPLDGSKMFELVKKLNPEFKVTINDVVPYQFKLPAAPYVAKKEQNIDFEFLKDKIKYLETMCDLLVIEGAGGLMVPVLEDLFMIDLIKIFEAKAVLIAPSKLGCINDILLSIEALKNRKIDFEWYINLYQDKDSFDEVSKPFLEKHFKTLKYLHELD from the coding sequence ATGAATAGAATATTTATAAGTGGTACTAACACCGATGTTGGTAAAACTTATGCCAGCGAACAAATTTTAAAACATTATGCAAAAAAAGGTTTAAAAGTAGGATATTTTAAACCTTGTGAAACAGGAGTAATAGATAAACCTTTAGACGGTTCAAAAATGTTTGAACTTGTAAAAAAGTTAAATCCTGAGTTTAAAGTAACGATAAATGATGTGGTTCCATATCAGTTTAAACTTCCCGCAGCACCATATGTTGCAAAAAAAGAGCAAAATATAGATTTTGAATTTTTAAAAGATAAAATAAAATATTTGGAAACTATGTGTGACCTTCTTGTTATTGAAGGTGCCGGAGGATTAATGGTTCCTGTGTTAGAAGATCTGTTTATGATTGATTTAATTAAAATATTTGAAGCAAAAGCAGTTTTAATAGCGCCTTCTAAACTTGGATGCATAAATGATATTTTATTATCCATTGAAGCTTTAAAAAACAGAAAAATAGATTTTGAATGGTATATAAATCTTTATCAAGATAAAGATAGTTTTGACGAAGTTTCAAAACCCTTTTTAGAAAAACATTTTAAAACCTTGAAATATCTTCATGAGCTGGATTAA